TTCGGATCGGAATGCGATGGCGGTTTCGCGCAATTCACCAAAGTGGCCGCGCGCCATGCGCACAAAATCGACAGCACGCTCAGCGATGTGGAATTGGCGTCCTTCCCGTGTTCGTACTCAACCTCGGAAAACATGCTGACACGCACGGGTGTTGGTGAAGGCGACCGCGTGCTGGTCACCGGGGCGTCCGGCGGGGTCGGTTCTGCCACAGTTCAGCTGGCCCGCGCCCGTGGGGCCGAGGTGATCGCCCTGACGAGCCCTGCAAAGATCGCGCTGCTTGAGGAACTGGGCGCGTCGAAAGCCTTGGACCGCAACGCTGATTTGGTTGCCGAACTTGGGAAAAACAGCGTCGATGTTGTGATTGATCTTGTCGCCGGCCCGGGCTGGCCCGCTCTGCTTGACGTGATGCGCCCTGGGGGCCGCTATGCGGTGGCCGGCGCAATTGGCGGGCCAGAAGTCACGCTGGACGTACGTACGTTGTACCTGAAAGACCTTAGCTTTTTCGGTTGCACGGTGTTGAACAGTGAAGTCTTCCCAAACCTCGTGAAGCGGATCGAAAGCGGAGACATCCGCCCGCTGGTCGCCGAAACCTATCCGCTGGCACAGATCGTTGATGCGCAGAAAAGCTTTGCCAGCAAGGGGCATATGGGCAAGATCGTGCTGAATATCCCCTGATCTTCCGCACTGGAAATGTGCGCGCGTGGCTGATAGAAGCGCGCCACATCCACAAAACGCGAACGGATCAACATGTCACAGCGACGCTCGGAACTTTTGATGCCTGCGGGCAATCTGCGAAAATTGAAAATGGCCGTGCTTTATGGCGCGGACGCGGTCTATCTGGGCACGCCCGATATGTCTTTGCGCACCAAGTCTCAGTTTTCACTGGAAGACGTGATCGAGGGGGTAGAGTTCTGCCACGCTCATGGTCGCCGCGCCTATCTGACACTGAATTTGTTTAGCCATAACAAAGATATCCCAAAGCTTGCTGAGTATATCGAGACGGTGCGCAAGGTGAAGCCAGACGGATTGATCATCGCCGATCCCGGCGTGTTTCAATACGTACGCACCCATGCGCCCGAGCTACCGCTGCACATCTCTACTCAGGCCAATGTCTGCTCGTGGTTGTCGGTGAAATTCTGGGAAGATCAAGGCGCAGAACTGGTCGTTCTGG
The Aliiroseovarius pelagivivens DNA segment above includes these coding regions:
- a CDS encoding alcohol dehydrogenase family protein, which gives rise to MANETMTGVILTGHGDYDQLSYRDDLSVPTPGPGEVQIRVAAAAVNNTDLNTRLAWYSKGDSDAEDASWSGNALKLPLIQGADVCGHISAVGEGVDPARIGERVLIEPSLREPNAAPDTAKYFGSECDGGFAQFTKVAARHAHKIDSTLSDVELASFPCSYSTSENMLTRTGVGEGDRVLVTGASGGVGSATVQLARARGAEVIALTSPAKIALLEELGASKALDRNADLVAELGKNSVDVVIDLVAGPGWPALLDVMRPGGRYAVAGAIGGPEVTLDVRTLYLKDLSFFGCTVLNSEVFPNLVKRIESGDIRPLVAETYPLAQIVDAQKSFASKGHMGKIVLNIP